A single region of the Novosphingobium sp. genome encodes:
- a CDS encoding glycoside hydrolase family 97 catalytic domain-containing protein, protein MRFETSRRKVMLGLASVPAVAGAARGRAAARYVAASPNGKIEVELHLHPLAWSVRLGGRTIIEPSPLALELVDHEALGPQALVTGTRSRRIEGSWSPPFGIRSTCSEACGEVELLLRDRTGNIRFAVIARAYDAGVALRFHLLAAPGQSLVVAGEAMQFRLPAEAIIHASRDEGEYQVARQTGVSPIPDPPLTASSDPQGPADIPLTAQLADGTTLLITESDRLHYPRMMLESTARGLVTRLMRYPGRATGWSGPGDTPAEHHFSIEAGAFTPWRVVVVSPDAVGLLERQDLVPTLATPSRLSEVSWIKPGRAVRIRGYTTQIGLDTIDFAAARKLDYVEWDAHWYGDGTDPSDATYAIPAIDIHKVIAHARSKGLGMILYVDRVPAMRQLDAILKTYRSWGVVGIKFGFMWEGRQSDVDFISGLVAACGAQGLMVSLHDNLRPAGLERTYPNYIALEGVRGNEHFPTATHNVTLPFTRAIAGPIDYTICYANPRNQTTNAHQLAMAAVYYNPLTFLYWYDGPEKYAGRAWPELAFFDECPTSWEQTVALSGAIGEHVAVARYARGRWFLGAMTNEKERKLSLSLGFLTKGRWRARRFADGPPGERPFATPVVLTQDIVGPESRLELSLAPSGGQAIIFEPM, encoded by the coding sequence ATGCGTTTCGAAACCTCACGGCGCAAGGTGATGCTCGGCCTGGCAAGCGTTCCTGCGGTAGCGGGGGCGGCGAGGGGACGGGCGGCTGCGCGTTATGTCGCCGCCTCGCCAAATGGCAAGATCGAGGTCGAGCTGCACCTCCATCCGCTTGCCTGGTCGGTGCGCCTGGGTGGTCGAACCATCATCGAGCCTTCGCCTTTGGCGCTTGAGCTTGTCGATCACGAGGCTCTTGGACCCCAAGCCCTGGTGACAGGCACGAGAAGCCGGCGGATCGAGGGGAGCTGGTCGCCGCCCTTCGGCATTCGCTCCACTTGCAGCGAGGCCTGTGGCGAGGTGGAGCTGCTCTTGCGCGACAGGACGGGGAACATCCGGTTTGCCGTGATCGCTCGGGCTTATGACGCGGGCGTCGCCCTTCGCTTTCATCTTCTCGCCGCGCCGGGGCAATCCCTGGTCGTCGCGGGAGAGGCCATGCAGTTCCGGCTTCCGGCGGAAGCGATCATCCATGCCAGCAGAGACGAAGGGGAGTATCAGGTTGCGCGCCAGACCGGCGTATCCCCCATTCCCGATCCGCCTTTGACGGCAAGCAGCGATCCGCAGGGGCCCGCTGACATCCCACTCACGGCGCAGCTTGCCGATGGCACCACTCTGCTCATCACCGAAAGCGATCGCCTCCATTATCCACGCATGATGCTGGAGAGCACGGCGCGCGGCCTTGTGACCCGGTTGATGAGATATCCCGGGCGGGCAACCGGCTGGTCAGGGCCGGGCGATACTCCGGCCGAGCATCACTTCTCGATCGAAGCGGGGGCCTTCACGCCCTGGCGCGTCGTCGTCGTCTCGCCTGATGCGGTCGGCCTGCTCGAACGCCAGGATCTGGTCCCGACGCTTGCCACCCCGTCGCGGCTGAGTGAGGTCTCCTGGATCAAGCCAGGTCGGGCGGTGCGGATTCGCGGCTACACGACCCAGATTGGCCTCGACACCATCGATTTCGCGGCGGCCCGCAAGCTCGATTATGTCGAATGGGATGCCCATTGGTATGGCGACGGCACCGATCCGAGCGATGCGACCTATGCCATTCCGGCGATCGATATTCACAAGGTGATCGCGCATGCCCGGTCGAAGGGGCTGGGCATGATCCTCTATGTCGATCGCGTTCCCGCCATGCGGCAGCTCGATGCAATCCTCAAAACCTATCGCTCTTGGGGCGTTGTCGGGATCAAATTCGGCTTCATGTGGGAAGGGCGACAAAGCGATGTCGACTTCATTTCGGGCTTGGTTGCGGCTTGTGGCGCGCAGGGCCTGATGGTCAGCCTGCATGACAATCTCCGTCCTGCCGGGCTCGAACGCACCTATCCGAATTATATCGCTCTGGAAGGCGTGCGCGGAAACGAACATTTCCCCACCGCGACCCATAATGTCACGCTGCCCTTCACCCGGGCGATTGCCGGACCGATCGATTACACGATCTGCTATGCGAACCCGCGCAACCAGACAACCAATGCGCATCAGCTCGCCATGGCTGCGGTCTACTACAATCCGCTGACCTTCCTTTATTGGTATGATGGGCCGGAGAAATATGCGGGGCGCGCCTGGCCGGAGCTTGCCTTCTTCGACGAATGTCCGACGAGCTGGGAGCAGACGGTCGCTCTCTCGGGCGCTATCGGGGAGCATGTCGCGGTTGCGCGATATGCCCGGGGACGATGGTTCCTGGGTGCGATGACCAATGAGAAGGAGCGCAAGCTCAGCCTCTCGCTGGGCTTTCTCACCAAGGGCCGCTGGCGGGCTCGCCGCTTTGCCGACGGGCCGCCCGGCGAGAGACCTTTCGCCACGCCGGTTGTGCTCACACAGGACATCGTCGGGCCCGAAAGCAGGCTGGAGCTGAGCTTGGCGCCCTCCGGCGGACAGGCGATCATCTTCGAGCCGATGTGA
- a CDS encoding TonB-dependent receptor: MKSMSRALFASCSLAAMAFAPFGGVAFAQAQPAAKAEAPSVPDGGEIVVTAQKRSENVQKVPVAVSVLSPAAIGASGAQNLQDLAKASSSLTITPESQPANTSIILRGVGTFAFSIAVEPAVAVIVDDVPQAYQAQALTSDLGDVERVEVLRGPQSTLFGKSASAGVINVVSKGPSDTFTVSGQATATTDQEYRVGLTAAGPLTKNLSYRITGATSTWAGPTTNLTTGDKINGLTNSTLKGVLRWDATDALTLTGGVLYNRVKSNCCSASYIQLDPNAKLLGTNYTGAQVTAGETVNRKNNTVRLDSPLYANSQFLEEYGKIGYSLDSGLSLLSVTSHQLFKLYSGVDNDFSDLPIATANNGGVAAPNYIQTVNNRVETWTQELRLTSPDTGPLKYVAGLYFQSFGGEGHFRRGPTYNFASYDAYATSKNYAVFGQATWDFAQGSRVIAGLRANSEDIGYQFYKNTTGQYFSGKNKDNTVTGKFGLQHDLARDVMVFATYVRGYKGQAYDLTSALNATIAANFPVKAEHSNDYEIGLRSQFLNRRITLNLTGFWTDYSNFQAQGLLPDIAATPVLANVGKVRTRGVELESSARVTDALRLNAGITYTDAKIVNYPNGACYPGQTAATGCIGNQQNEAGYVLPNAPRWKMDLGGEYRVPVGSNLKAAVTAHYTWQSKVNYTLTGDPSTVQGAYGIFNLGLSVSPNDDRFKITAFINNLFDTQYYSRIDNRASLWGNSTALAGYLPRDFHRYAGVTLGFKY, encoded by the coding sequence ATGAAGAGCATGTCTCGAGCCTTGTTTGCCTCGTGCTCGCTGGCCGCAATGGCCTTTGCCCCGTTCGGCGGTGTCGCATTCGCACAGGCGCAACCGGCTGCGAAAGCCGAAGCACCCTCGGTCCCCGATGGCGGAGAGATCGTGGTGACGGCGCAAAAGCGTTCGGAAAATGTGCAGAAAGTGCCCGTTGCCGTTTCTGTTCTGAGTCCGGCTGCGATTGGTGCTTCGGGGGCCCAGAACCTTCAGGATCTGGCCAAGGCCAGCTCCTCCCTGACGATCACACCGGAATCCCAGCCCGCCAACACGTCGATCATCCTGCGCGGCGTGGGGACCTTCGCCTTCTCGATCGCGGTAGAACCGGCAGTCGCGGTCATCGTGGACGACGTGCCTCAGGCCTATCAGGCCCAGGCCCTGACCAGCGATCTGGGTGACGTCGAGCGGGTCGAAGTGCTTCGCGGCCCGCAGAGCACGCTGTTCGGCAAGAGCGCTTCGGCCGGCGTTATCAACGTCGTTTCCAAAGGCCCCAGCGATACTTTCACGGTCAGCGGCCAAGCAACGGCGACAACCGATCAGGAGTACCGCGTGGGCCTCACCGCCGCAGGCCCGCTGACCAAGAACCTGTCTTACCGCATCACCGGCGCGACCTCGACCTGGGCGGGGCCCACGACGAATCTGACGACCGGTGACAAGATCAACGGCCTGACGAATTCGACGTTGAAGGGCGTGCTGCGCTGGGATGCGACCGACGCTCTCACACTCACCGGCGGTGTGCTGTACAACCGTGTGAAATCCAATTGCTGTTCGGCAAGCTACATCCAGCTCGATCCCAACGCGAAGCTGCTCGGCACCAATTACACCGGCGCGCAGGTGACCGCGGGCGAGACCGTCAATCGCAAGAACAACACCGTGCGCCTCGACAGCCCGCTCTATGCCAACAGCCAGTTTCTGGAGGAATATGGCAAGATCGGCTATTCGCTGGATTCCGGCCTGTCCCTGCTGTCAGTCACCTCGCACCAGCTCTTCAAGCTCTACAGCGGTGTCGACAATGATTTCTCCGACCTGCCGATCGCGACGGCCAACAATGGTGGCGTCGCCGCGCCCAATTATATCCAGACCGTCAACAACCGGGTAGAAACCTGGACCCAGGAGCTTCGCTTGACCTCGCCCGATACCGGGCCACTCAAATATGTCGCAGGCCTCTATTTTCAGAGCTTTGGGGGCGAAGGGCATTTCCGTCGCGGTCCCACCTACAATTTCGCCAGCTACGATGCTTATGCCACATCGAAGAATTATGCGGTGTTCGGTCAGGCGACCTGGGATTTTGCCCAGGGGAGCCGCGTGATCGCCGGTCTGCGCGCCAACAGCGAGGATATCGGCTATCAGTTCTACAAGAACACCACCGGCCAGTATTTCAGCGGGAAAAACAAGGACAACACCGTCACCGGTAAGTTCGGTTTGCAGCACGACCTCGCCCGCGATGTGATGGTCTTTGCCACCTATGTGCGCGGCTATAAGGGGCAGGCTTACGATCTGACCAGCGCTCTCAATGCCACGATTGCCGCCAACTTCCCCGTCAAAGCAGAGCATTCCAACGATTATGAGATCGGCCTGCGAAGCCAGTTCCTGAACCGGCGGATCACGCTGAACCTTACCGGTTTCTGGACCGATTACAGTAACTTCCAGGCACAGGGTCTGCTGCCCGATATCGCTGCCACGCCTGTGCTGGCCAATGTCGGCAAAGTGCGCACGCGCGGCGTCGAGCTTGAAAGCAGCGCTCGCGTCACCGACGCGCTGCGCCTCAATGCCGGGATCACCTATACCGACGCCAAGATCGTCAACTATCCCAACGGGGCCTGCTATCCCGGCCAGACAGCGGCTACCGGCTGCATTGGCAATCAGCAGAATGAAGCTGGTTATGTCCTGCCGAATGCGCCGCGTTGGAAGATGGATCTGGGCGGCGAATATCGCGTGCCGGTGGGCAGCAATCTGAAGGCGGCGGTCACTGCGCATTATACCTGGCAGAGCAAGGTCAATTACACACTGACCGGCGATCCCTCGACGGTTCAGGGGGCTTACGGCATCTTCAATCTGGGCCTGAGCGTCTCGCCTAACGACGATCGCTTCAAGATCACCGCCTTCATCAACAACCTCTTCGACACGCAATATTACTCCCGTATCGACAACCGTGCGAGCCTGTGGGGCAACAGCACGGCTCTTGCCGGCTACCTGCCGCGCGATTTCCACCGCTATGCTGGTGTGACGCTCGGCTTCAAATATTGA
- a CDS encoding DUF2264 domain-containing protein: MADAFNPLSGNPLRDREDLARALFALLEPLRACFSASGARVVIDRAGAAFDRAAIELEGFSRPLWGLVPATLGGFDTQDWWAIYRAGLSAGTDPLHPDYWGTVGPVDQRQVEAAAIGFALRCCRKELWEPLDAASRARVGAWLMAARDQPFSNNNWKFFRLMIDLGLEEIGFAPDAAGHENYLAEIDAFAMPGGWYRDGPTRQMDHYVPFAFHYYGLLYAALARGRCGQRQVLRERARQFAPDFARWFDPDGACLPIGRSLTYRFAMAGFWGALAFAGEEALPWGHVKGLFLRHLRWWSEQPMTRRDGLLTVGYAYPNPLMAEAYNSANSPYWACKAFLPLALPGDHPFWAAQERDLPAQRDRIVALDQPGLVLRSDEDGVVALSSGQSNTAIRHGCEKYAKFAYSTRHAFSIESDLRAPDTCSLDSMLGLIDEDGNLRVRDRCEQARIGKNGLWSRWQPFHDVTVETWLWWEGPWQMRRHWVRSARPLRTIEGGMAVADRPDTAVVEEASGLAVWRRDLWSGIVDLGGQRSARLLAGEPNTHLLHPRALVPQLKGRIGVGTTILSCGILVTVNPGKGLSLWPGHAFLNRDVPTDLGPDGRLVGVLT; this comes from the coding sequence ATGGCGGATGCCTTCAATCCGCTCTCGGGCAATCCTCTGCGGGACCGAGAGGATCTTGCCAGGGCCTTGTTTGCCTTGCTCGAACCCTTGCGTGCCTGCTTTTCGGCCTCGGGTGCCCGGGTGGTCATCGACCGTGCTGGCGCCGCTTTCGACCGCGCCGCCATAGAGCTTGAAGGCTTTTCCCGCCCGCTCTGGGGGCTGGTTCCCGCCACATTGGGCGGTTTCGACACCCAGGACTGGTGGGCGATCTATCGCGCGGGGCTTTCGGCTGGGACCGATCCGCTGCATCCCGATTACTGGGGCACGGTCGGCCCGGTCGATCAACGGCAGGTTGAGGCCGCGGCCATTGGTTTTGCCCTGCGATGCTGCAGGAAGGAACTCTGGGAGCCGCTCGATGCAGCCAGCCGTGCCAGGGTCGGCGCCTGGCTTATGGCCGCGCGCGACCAGCCTTTTTCCAACAACAACTGGAAATTCTTCCGGTTGATGATCGATCTTGGCCTCGAAGAAATCGGCTTTGCTCCCGATGCCGCCGGTCACGAGAACTACCTTGCCGAGATCGATGCATTTGCCATGCCCGGCGGCTGGTATCGCGACGGTCCGACACGGCAGATGGATCACTATGTGCCTTTCGCCTTCCATTATTATGGCCTGCTCTATGCGGCTCTGGCGAGAGGACGATGTGGCCAGCGGCAAGTGCTGCGCGAGCGTGCGCGCCAGTTTGCGCCCGATTTTGCGCGCTGGTTCGATCCCGATGGTGCCTGCCTCCCCATCGGGCGCAGCCTGACCTACCGCTTTGCCATGGCTGGCTTCTGGGGCGCTTTGGCTTTCGCTGGAGAAGAGGCGCTGCCATGGGGACACGTGAAAGGACTGTTTTTGCGCCATCTCCGCTGGTGGAGCGAGCAGCCGATGACCCGGCGCGACGGTCTCCTGACGGTCGGATATGCTTATCCCAATCCGCTTATGGCCGAGGCCTACAATTCGGCCAACTCACCCTATTGGGCCTGCAAGGCATTTCTGCCCCTGGCGCTCCCGGGCGACCACCCGTTCTGGGCCGCGCAAGAGCGCGATTTGCCGGCGCAGCGCGACCGGATTGTTGCCCTCGATCAGCCCGGCCTTGTGCTGCGGAGCGATGAGGATGGTGTTGTGGCGCTCTCAAGCGGCCAGTCCAACACCGCCATCCGGCATGGCTGCGAAAAATATGCGAAATTTGCCTATTCCACGCGGCATGCCTTCTCGATCGAAAGCGATCTGCGCGCGCCTGACACCTGTTCGCTCGATTCGATGCTCGGCTTGATCGACGAAGATGGCAATCTGCGCGTCCGCGATCGCTGCGAGCAGGCCCGGATCGGCAAGAACGGCCTATGGTCGCGCTGGCAGCCCTTCCACGATGTCACTGTCGAAACCTGGCTGTGGTGGGAAGGCCCATGGCAGATGCGTCGCCATTGGGTGAGATCTGCCCGGCCTTTGCGCACCATCGAGGGCGGCATGGCGGTGGCCGACCGGCCGGACACGGCAGTTGTCGAAGAGGCTTCGGGGCTGGCGGTCTGGCGGCGCGATCTCTGGTCGGGGATCGTCGACCTTGGAGGGCAACGCAGCGCCAGATTGCTGGCCGGGGAACCCAACACCCATCTCCTTCATCCGCGCGCGCTCGTCCCCCAGCTCAAGGGCAGGATCGGAGTCGGCACGACCATTTTGAGCTGTGGCATATTGGTGACCGTTAATCCCGGGAAGGGGCTGAGCCTTTGGCCCGGACATGCTTTCCTAAATCGTGATGTCCCAACGGATTTGGGGCCAGATGGCCGGTTGGTCGGGGTGCTGACCTGA
- a CDS encoding ROK family protein, with the protein MSASPSTSKLTFGAIEAGGTKIICGIGDAEGSRETIRIPTSNPETCVSQILAFFREGQQKYGPMEAVGLATFGPVDLDPSSPTWGHITTTPKPGWQGADLRGMIAQGIGLRVEVDTDVNAAALAEAFVGAARGSQSAAYITVGTGIGVGLVSGGRTIIGRGHPEIGHILPRRHGAHDNFAGVCPFHGDCYEGLASGPAIIAAWGGSLAELPGDHPAWDAQADYLGQLCASLILSVAPEHIVIGGGVMAYEHLLVAVRRETARRLGGYASLWADPEILDARITAPGCIEPAGLVGAYLLAQQG; encoded by the coding sequence ATGTCTGCTTCCCCAAGCACGTCCAAACTCACCTTCGGCGCTATCGAAGCCGGGGGCACGAAGATCATTTGCGGCATCGGCGATGCCGAAGGATCGCGCGAGACAATCCGAATCCCGACGAGCAACCCCGAGACTTGCGTGTCGCAGATCCTCGCCTTTTTCAGAGAGGGACAGCAGAAATATGGCCCGATGGAAGCGGTTGGACTAGCCACCTTCGGGCCCGTCGATCTCGATCCCTCTTCGCCGACATGGGGGCATATCACAACCACGCCCAAGCCTGGCTGGCAGGGCGCGGATCTGCGCGGCATGATCGCCCAGGGGATTGGCCTTCGCGTCGAAGTCGATACCGACGTCAACGCCGCAGCACTCGCCGAGGCCTTCGTCGGCGCTGCGCGAGGCAGCCAGTCGGCGGCCTATATCACCGTGGGCACGGGCATTGGCGTCGGGCTCGTTTCGGGAGGCCGCACGATTATTGGCCGCGGTCACCCCGAAATCGGACATATTCTGCCTCGGCGCCACGGCGCACATGATAACTTTGCCGGTGTCTGTCCCTTCCATGGCGACTGTTATGAAGGCCTCGCCAGCGGGCCGGCGATCATTGCCGCCTGGGGTGGGTCTCTTGCAGAACTGCCCGGCGATCATCCGGCCTGGGATGCTCAGGCCGATTATCTGGGGCAACTGTGTGCCTCGCTCATCCTCTCGGTGGCGCCCGAGCATATTGTGATCGGTGGCGGCGTGATGGCCTATGAGCATCTGCTCGTCGCGGTTCGCCGCGAAACCGCACGTCGTTTGGGCGGCTATGCCTCACTCTGGGCAGATCCCGAGATCCTCGATGCCCGCATCACCGCCCCTGGCTGCATCGAGCCTGCCGGGCTGGTGGGCGCCTATCTTCTGGCACAGCAGGGCTAA
- a CDS encoding LacI family DNA-binding transcriptional regulator — protein MAEDEVSGVDALLEGTGKSAVTIYDVARAAGVSHTTVSRVMNGRHHVSKATREKVMATVEAMNFSPNAAASSLRSALKIGLLYSNPSSSNLGDFLMGAFRQAGESGCQLMIEPSSAHSDGLSAVNKLLSVGADGVILPPPLCDLPEVLERLMQAGVPALGFATAEPRPDTPAVLVDDFAGARLMTEHLIGLGHRDIAFLRGDPMHSTARRREAGFRAAMREAGLAVRPEWVAQGYFTYRSGMDAAQQLFALDERPTAVFASNDDMAAGVSAVAHGLGLSIPGDISIAGFDDTSVATTVWPELTTIHQPISQMSSSAVTAITDLVRRRRAGESVPVRHEVISIRLVERASTGKPTKG, from the coding sequence ATGGCCGAGGATGAAGTATCTGGCGTTGACGCACTCTTGGAGGGCACGGGCAAAAGCGCCGTGACCATCTACGACGTCGCGCGCGCCGCGGGTGTCTCCCATACGACCGTGTCGCGCGTCATGAACGGGCGCCACCACGTCAGCAAGGCCACGCGGGAAAAGGTCATGGCCACGGTCGAGGCCATGAATTTCTCGCCAAATGCTGCGGCGAGTTCGCTGCGCAGCGCGCTCAAGATCGGCCTGCTCTATTCCAATCCCAGTTCCTCGAATCTGGGGGACTTCCTGATGGGTGCCTTCCGCCAGGCAGGTGAATCGGGATGCCAACTGATGATCGAGCCCAGTTCGGCTCATTCCGATGGTCTCTCAGCCGTCAACAAACTGCTGAGCGTCGGGGCCGACGGCGTGATCCTTCCGCCGCCACTGTGCGACCTGCCCGAGGTCCTCGAACGCCTGATGCAGGCCGGAGTCCCTGCACTCGGCTTTGCGACCGCCGAGCCGCGCCCCGATACGCCGGCGGTGCTGGTCGACGATTTTGCCGGGGCTCGGCTGATGACCGAGCATCTCATCGGTCTGGGTCATCGCGACATCGCATTCCTGCGCGGCGATCCCATGCACTCCACAGCACGGCGACGCGAGGCAGGTTTCCGCGCAGCCATGCGCGAGGCTGGGCTGGCTGTTCGTCCCGAGTGGGTCGCCCAGGGCTATTTCACCTATCGCTCGGGCATGGATGCTGCGCAGCAACTCTTCGCCCTCGATGAGCGTCCCACAGCGGTCTTTGCCAGCAACGATGATATGGCTGCGGGCGTTTCGGCGGTTGCCCACGGGCTTGGCCTTTCCATCCCCGGCGATATCAGCATTGCCGGGTTTGACGATACCTCCGTTGCCACGACTGTATGGCCGGAACTGACGACCATCCATCAGCCTATCTCCCAAATGTCTTCCTCGGCCGTAACAGCCATCACCGATCTCGTGCGGCGCCGCCGTGCGGGCGAGAGCGTGCCTGTGCGCCACGAGGTGATCTCCATTCGCCTGGTCGAGCGTGCCTCGACCGGCAAGCCCACCAAGGGCTGA
- a CDS encoding oligosaccharide MFS transporter, with product MLHGQARRNYLLVSGYVAAFFFAQAAAISLLSIWLSQRLGLSGAQVGTVFSANFIAAMVCQPLYGWLSDRMGYRRTVPLAIAIMVVMAGPFFSFVYAPLLRDHMLAGAVLGGAYIGATFVAGSYAIESFVDRVSRRDGFEYSRARLWGSLGFSLAALFSGRLFNIDPRINFFLATVAGLILLPLILALRGNVIAPISVEAPRPLTLADSLSVLRLPKFWRFMVLILGVTNLYLVYDQQFPAYFASLFPTRESGNAMFGYLNSAQIFLEAGMMFVAPIIVNRVGIKRGLLLATAIMIVRIAATGVAAGPWSISGCKMLHSLELPILLVSIFRYIAAHFEARFSSTLYMVGVSFGHSLGLAILSPIAGRLYDAIGFRHTYFTIAAFALCFWIASHLALAPDPAPRPQGKN from the coding sequence ATGTTGCATGGTCAGGCACGCCGCAACTACCTGCTCGTCAGCGGCTATGTCGCCGCTTTCTTTTTCGCGCAGGCTGCGGCCATTTCATTGCTGTCGATCTGGCTGAGCCAGCGCCTCGGGCTGTCCGGAGCGCAAGTCGGCACCGTTTTCTCGGCAAATTTCATCGCTGCCATGGTTTGTCAGCCGCTTTATGGCTGGCTTTCGGATCGCATGGGCTATCGCCGAACGGTTCCGCTGGCGATCGCCATCATGGTGGTGATGGCCGGGCCTTTTTTCAGCTTCGTTTACGCGCCGCTGCTGCGCGATCACATGCTGGCGGGAGCAGTTCTCGGCGGGGCCTATATCGGCGCGACCTTCGTGGCCGGCAGCTACGCGATCGAAAGCTTCGTGGACCGCGTAAGTCGCCGGGACGGCTTTGAATATTCGCGCGCGCGTCTCTGGGGATCGCTCGGCTTCTCACTCGCCGCGCTGTTTTCCGGGCGCCTCTTCAACATCGATCCGCGCATCAATTTCTTTCTGGCGACGGTGGCCGGACTCATTCTCCTTCCGCTGATCCTGGCGCTGCGCGGCAATGTCATCGCGCCCATCAGCGTCGAGGCCCCTCGCCCGCTCACCCTTGCCGATTCGCTGAGTGTGCTGCGCCTGCCGAAATTCTGGCGCTTCATGGTCCTGATCTTGGGCGTCACGAACCTGTATCTCGTCTACGACCAGCAGTTCCCGGCCTATTTCGCATCGCTCTTTCCTACGCGCGAATCGGGCAACGCCATGTTTGGCTATCTCAATTCAGCCCAGATCTTTCTTGAGGCGGGCATGATGTTTGTGGCGCCGATCATCGTCAACCGCGTCGGCATCAAACGCGGATTGCTCCTGGCAACGGCGATCATGATCGTTCGAATCGCTGCAACCGGTGTGGCTGCGGGACCCTGGTCGATCTCTGGTTGCAAGATGCTCCATTCGCTCGAGTTGCCCATCCTGCTCGTTTCGATCTTTCGCTACATCGCCGCCCATTTCGAAGCCCGCTTCTCAAGCACCCTCTATATGGTGGGCGTCAGCTTCGGCCACTCGCTTGGCCTTGCCATTCTCTCGCCGATCGCTGGTCGGCTCTACGATGCCATCGGTTTTCGCCACACCTATTTCACCATCGCGGCTTTTGCCCTGTGCTTCTGGATTGCCTCGCATCTTGCGCTGGCTCCCGACCCGGCTCCGCGCCCTCAAGGAAAGAACTGA
- a CDS encoding glycoside hydrolase family 88 protein: protein MGKKVPSLSPAMADMMIARALERVDRSITAYGGRFPAPSSQGGVYPLMDNEEWTNGFWPGMLWLAWELSGEERYRAAADALMPGFADRVARRHLTDHHDLGFLYTLSTCAAWQLTGNEEARLSGLMAAELLLSRYNSVARVIQAWGDLSDPEQSGRMIIDCNLNLPLLWWAARETGDRRFAQAADAHVEQAAKLLVRPDHSTYHTYYVDTRTGLPRHGSTHQGFSDDSCWARGQAWGIYGFALAFRHTGRRDYLDLAAQLADYYLARLPDDGICCWDLIFTKDEPRDSSAAAITICGLLELASALPIVDTRRALYQAEALRMAESLDRDYLAPLEGSDGMLAHAVYHWPNKVGVDECCIWGDYFYLEALMRLRRAWQPYWA, encoded by the coding sequence ATGGGCAAGAAAGTCCCATCGCTGAGTCCTGCCATGGCAGACATGATGATTGCGCGCGCTCTCGAAAGGGTCGACCGCTCCATCACCGCCTATGGCGGTCGCTTCCCCGCCCCCTCCAGCCAGGGCGGTGTCTACCCGCTTATGGACAATGAGGAATGGACCAACGGCTTCTGGCCAGGGATGCTCTGGCTGGCCTGGGAATTGTCGGGGGAGGAACGTTACCGCGCTGCAGCTGATGCGTTGATGCCCGGTTTTGCCGACCGGGTGGCCCGGCGCCATCTCACGGACCATCACGATTTGGGCTTTCTCTACACGCTCTCGACCTGCGCTGCCTGGCAACTGACGGGCAATGAAGAGGCTCGTCTTTCCGGCTTGATGGCCGCGGAACTCCTCCTGTCACGGTACAACAGCGTTGCGCGGGTCATCCAGGCCTGGGGAGATCTTTCCGATCCCGAACAGAGCGGTCGGATGATCATCGACTGCAACCTCAACCTGCCGCTTTTGTGGTGGGCCGCGCGTGAAACGGGCGACAGGCGCTTTGCCCAGGCCGCCGACGCTCATGTCGAGCAGGCAGCCAAGCTTCTGGTCCGGCCCGATCACTCGACATATCACACCTATTATGTCGACACCCGGACCGGTCTTCCCCGTCACGGCTCGACCCATCAGGGTTTTTCCGATGACAGTTGCTGGGCACGCGGTCAGGCCTGGGGCATTTACGGCTTCGCACTGGCCTTTCGCCATACCGGTCGAAGGGATTATCTCGATCTGGCCGCACAACTAGCGGACTATTATCTGGCCAGATTGCCGGACGACGGCATCTGCTGCTGGGATCTCATTTTCACCAAGGATGAGCCAAGGGACAGCTCTGCGGCCGCAATCACGATCTGCGGCTTGCTGGAACTGGCTTCGGCCCTTCCGATCGTGGACACGCGGCGCGCCCTATATCAGGCCGAAGCGCTGCGCATGGCCGAGAGCCTGGACCGCGACTATCTTGCCCCGCTCGAAGGCAGCGATGGCATGCTCGCGCATGCGGTCTACCATTGGCCCAACAAGGTCGGCGTCGATGAATGCTGCATCTGGGGGGACTATTTCTACCTTGAGGCGTTGATGCGCTTGCGTCGCGCTTGGCAGCCTTACTGGGCCTGA